In Antedon mediterranea chromosome 10, ecAntMedi1.1, whole genome shotgun sequence, one genomic interval encodes:
- the LOC140061357 gene encoding uncharacterized protein, protein MADFHIFQPDDIEIKHNLGDKFNLSFGIVKITGESVAVKKNVTIGVQKRELDILKGLQHTNIVRLLGIIESEQHTSQGLVLEYAPNGSLYDFLHKKPRTQFDYLDWCKQAVRSVVYIHSKGISHRDIKSKNYLVFGDTIKLTDFGLSNFKLDVTSTTSRNVRGTIIWMSPEVMDEAEGVDYFKAEVYSLGIVLWELYYKRKPYEHLSMARITQHVLNKGHPEMDDTCDVRLRDVMLNCWNYQPDQRPNAEQILTSLDNVPEILVRSSLKEEDQTAFQHLLANLSKDYAGNKYRWLKMLLHGIIPNGCYDDNSTGLDLFNELVDIGKISITDVTLLSDVAETTEQTSAKDRIAEYKRTVQCSETLGTRLTPYRKALFEALRNVGRDDLRNVIGFYKVTFHGFDNIWDVVFHLEQHKLLDDTQEKCKRFADLLNKKTGSILLDDIHNIRDGTPQQHLDTHSKPDQRLNVSVMPLDNKTETLVTSSSRPSARQKEKQKSGIHTTWLCIALGVVMVGVAIHYTAPTHELTTEFVRDTAAAPTREPTTEPVEDTTTAPAPEPTTESVRDTTTAPTREPTTKPVEDTTTAPAPEPTTEFVRETTTAPTREPTTEPVEDTTTAPAPEPTTEYVRETTAASTREPTTKAPTPEPTSSESITTHSKDKKKEEPKRIIKNRREKSNTDSEQATKSGSFFNDFNYEIEYANWEHFGSEKWGKCRKQHYKKRNKTVDLGSRYSKTGDDYYICVAINRGDSRPESTKGGYLNSSKIPDEWDEACLTFEYFITDGQIDVDHYKNGKPENVFTSGYTKGKWKPARVTINTVDIKISYLLIGGKVSGDDTEVVAIDDIDLTDGPCTPED, encoded by the exons ATGGCTGACTTTCATATATTTCAACCAGATGATATCGAGATCAAGCATAATCTGGGAGATAAGTTTAATTTATCCTTCGGAATTGTGAAAATTACTGGCGAATCAGTAGCAGTGAAGAAAAATGTCACAATTGGCGTGCAGAAACGGGAGTTGGATATATTGAAAGGTCTACAACATACAAATATTGTCCGACTGTTGGGGATTATTGAGAGCGAACAGCACACGTCACAAGGGTTAGTACTTGAATATGCACCAAACGGAAGCCTATATGATTTCTTACATAAGAAGCCTAGAACTCAATTCGACTATTTAGATTGGTGCAAACAGGCCGTACGCTCGGTCGTGTATATCCACAGTAAAGGCATATCGCATAGAGATATAAAATCTAAGAATTATTTAGTTTTTGGAGACACTATCAAGCTAACTGATTTTGGCTTGTCAAATTTCAAACTTGACGTTACTTCAACTACTTCGCGTAATGTACGCGGTACGATCATTTGGATGTCTCCTGAAGTAATGGATGAAGCGGAGGGTGTCGATTATTTTAAAGCAGAGGTATACTCCTTAGGAATAGTTTTGTGGGAATTATATTATAAGAGAAAGCCCTATGAGCATCTAAGTATGGCACGTATCACTCAACATGTTCTTAATAAAGGTCATCCAGAAATGGATGATACATGTGACGTACGCTTGCGTGATGTGATGCTGAATTGCTGGAATTACCAACCAGACCAAAGACCAAACGCAGAGCAGATTCTGACGTCACTTGATAACGTACCTGAAATATTGGTCAGAAGTAGTTTGAAG GAAGAAGATCAGACCGCATTTCAACATTTGCTAGCAAACCTCAGCAAAGATTATGCTGGTAATAAATACCGTTGGTTAAAAATGCTTCTACATGGTATTATACCTAATGGATGTTATGACGATAACTCTACAGGGCTTGACTTATTTAATGAACTTGTTGACATTGGAAAGATTTCAATTACTGATGTCACCCTCTTGTCGGATGTTGCTGAAACCACCGAACAGACATCGGCAAAAGATCGTATAGCCGAATATAAAAGGACTGTACAATGCAGTGAAACATTAGGAACAAGATTAACACCATATCGGAAGGCTCTTTTTGAAGCCCTCAGGAATGTTGGGCGTGATGATTTACGTAATGTCATTGGTTTCTACAAAGTTACATTCCATGGCTTTGACAATATATGGGATGTTGTTTTTCACCTTGAGCAACACAAACTATTAGATGATACCCAAGAAAAGTGTAAACGGTTTGCAGATCTTCTAAACAAAAAGACAGGGAGTATTTTACTAG atgaTATCCATAATATTAG AGATGGAACACCTCAACAACATTTGGATACACATTCCAAACCAGACCAAAGGCTAAACGTGAGTGTAATGCCACTTGATAACAAAACTGAAACACTCGtcactagtagtagtagacctAGCGCCAggcaaaaagaaaaacaaaaatcaggaATACACACG ACTTGGCTATGTATAGCACTGGGTGTGGTGATGGTAGGTGTCGCAATACATTATACAGCACCGACTCACGAACTTACCACAGAGTTTGTTAGGGACACGGCCGCAGCACCAACTCGCGAACCTACGACAGAACCAGTTGAAGACACTACTACAGCACCAGCTCCCGAACCTACCACAGAGTCTGTTAGGGACACGACCACAGCACCAACTCGCGAACCTACGACAAAACCAGTTGAAGACACTACTACAGCACCAGCTCCCGAACCTACCACAGAGTTTGTTAGGGAAACGACCACAGCACCAACTCGCGAACCTACGACAGAACCAGTTGAAGACACTACTACAGCACCAGCTCCCGAACCTACCACAGAGTATGTTAGGGAAACGACCGCAGCATCAACTCGCGAGCCTACTACTAAAGCACCAACTCCGGAACCTACGTCATCAGAGTCGATAACAACACACTCCAAAGATAAGAAAAAAGAAGAGCCTAAACGAATAATCAAAAATAGGCGTGAAAAG tcAAATACAGATAGCGAACAAGCTACAAAATCAG GgagtttttttaatgatttcaaCTACGAAATCGAATATGCTAACTGGGAGCATTTTGGTTCAGAAAAATGGGGAAAATGCCGTAAACAACATtataagaaaagaaataaaactgtTGATTTAGGAAGCCGTTATTCAAAAACAGGAG ATGATTATTACATTTGTGTTGCAATCAATCGTGGTGATAGTAGGCCTGAATCCACCAAAGGGGGCTATCTTAATAGTTCAAAAATTCCAGACGAATGGGATGAAGCGTGCCTTACATTTGAATACTTCATTACTGACGGACAAATTGATGTAGATCATTATAAAAATGGCAAACCTGAAAACGTGTTCACCAGTGGTTATACTAAAGGAAAATGGAAACCTGCAAGAGTTACTATTAATACTGTCGATATAAAAATATCCTACTTGTTGATTGGCGGAAAAGTATCTGGTGATGACACAGAGGTAGTTGCTATTGACGATATTGATCTTACTGATGGTCCTTGTACACCAGAGGATTAG
- the LOC140061303 gene encoding uncharacterized protein — MLLFGIIPIQCLEVSTTGFQLFNNLAESGKISKTDVTLLSEIAEVTEQTSAKDRIAEYKKIIQCRKTKTKVTPYRKALYKTTVNIGPNDLLNVTNFYPLAARNFDDIWDVVFYLEKEKHLDDTQDKCKTFADLLNETARNILLDAAKSLPYQHLDIQFKQTHQPVTAPFPEPKRRPNAEDMLTSRDHEGTETFVLSKPIAGQKKKHILEKHTTCLWISLIVVAVLVAIVIQQSVIEPTTEPVIEPTTEPVGETTTTLTAPSKDGNKEEAPREMKGNNRHERSTAPARERTISSSILNDFNHKNINYAGWEDHGSENWEIHNKIINSGYNLGERYSGSDNYYIYVAKNGRESRKKGYLNSPEIPDEWDDVCLKFDYYISNRDSQIDVDHIFNGEHKKGFKSPKHRHEQWNSATVTINTVNKQNSYFMFCGKASGSGKQIVVIDDISFSEGEC, encoded by the exons ATGCTTCTCTTTGGTATTATACCCATTCAATGTTTAGAAGTAAGCACTACAGGATTTCAATTATTTAATAACCTTGCTGAATCGGGAAAGATTTCAAAAACTGATGTTACCCTTTTGTCAGAAATTGCCGAAGTTACCGAGCAGACATCGGCAAAAGATCGTATAGCAGAATATAAAAAGATCATACAATGCAGGAAGACCAAAACAAAAGTAACACCATATCGAAAGGCACTTTATAAAACTACTGTGAATATTGGGCCTAATGATTTGCTGAATGTTACTAACTTCTACCCCCTTGCTGCTCGTAACTTCGACGATATATGGGATGTTGTTTTCTACCTTGAGAAAGAGAAACACTTAGATGATACGCAGGACAAGTGCAAGACGTTCGCAGATCTGCTAAATGAAACCGCACGAAATATTTTACTAG ATGCTGCTAAGTCTTTACCTTATCAACACTTGGATATACAGTTCAAACAAACTCATCAGCCTGTAACAGCTCCTTTTCCCGAACCAAAACGAAGACCAAACGCGGAAGATATGCTGACGTCACGTGATCATGAGGGAACTGAAACATTTGTCCTTAGTAAGCCTATTGCCGgacaaaaaaagaaacacataTTAGAAAAACACACA ACTTGTCTATGGATATCACTGATTGTAGTAGCTGTGTTGGTTGCCATCGTTATACAACAATCAGTTATAGAACCGACTACAGAACCAGTTATAGAACCGACTACAGAACCAGTTGGAGAAACGACTACAACACTAACAGCGCCCTCCAAAGACGGGAATAAAGAAGAAGCACCCAGAGAAATGAAGGGAAATAATAGGCATGAAAGg tCGACAGCTCCAGCTAGAGAACGGACGATCTCAAGCA gtaTTTTGAATGATTTCAAccacaaaaacattaattatgcTGGCTGGGAGGATCATGGTAGCGAAAATTGGGAGatacacaataaaataattaattccgGCTACAATTTAGGAGAGCGTTACTCAGGATCAG ATAATTATTACATCTATGTTGCAAAAAATGGCAGAGAATCCAGAAAGAAGGGCTACCTTAACAGTCCAGAAATACCAGACGAATGGGACGACGTGTGTCTCaaatttgattattatattagtaaCAGGGATTCACAAATCGATGTAGATCACATTTTTAACGGCGAACATAAAAAGGGATTCAAAAGCCCCAAACATCGTCATGAACAATGGAACTCTGCAACCGTTACCATCAATACTGTCAATAAACAAAATTCCTACTTTATGTTTTGCGGAAAAGCATCTGGTAGCGGTAAACAAATAGTTGTTATTGACGATATTAGTTTTAGTGAGGGCGAATGTTAA
- the LOC140060529 gene encoding uncharacterized protein yields MSFNCLPTPKLAIGEKARRTMKRVMGSSNGQADECSSLKLPTMASTSANIMDSIKSFNGQTDECKGLSKASGMSARDFAVMTDGVPKISITSKNRIFLSEKRHVVAQRWGDDVYVCLREYYQTEEYGAFKPGPLGINLPVLLWQKLFNNIDLIIQALEDLQRDINMVEAVRIPLSDIIHVVVSNWKEEQFVCIRRYYQSEEGGKFKPGKKGVNLPKSQWFKIIEKHGEIQKMIEEVGNDNAATVEAGVDKNGNGGRLFNSEHQLLPPDKLSVQKIIGENLDCDYLQLLDKGAADTLFKRCEEEIDYFTGDLAKVKVYGKWFNISRKQVSFGDSGLTYKYSGNTVPALPWPPFLKDLRDLLKSVTGHYFNFVLVNRYATGSDYIGEHKDDEKDMNQFSPIASVSLGQTRMFRFRHGDARGKSPKRIIEPVTVDLKHGTLLMMNYPTNEYWYHSLPKNQSIKLPRINLTFRDIKR; encoded by the exons ATGAGTTTCAACTGTTTACCTACTCCGAAATTAGCAATTGGTGAGAAAGCCCGTAGGACTATGAAAAGAGTTATGGGGAGTTCTAATGGTCAAGCTGACGAGTGTAGCAGTTTAAAATTACCAACGATGGCTTCTACATCAGCGAATATAATGGATTCTATAAAATCTTTTAACGGTCAAACAGATGAGTGTAAAGGTTTGAGTAAAGCCTCAGGAATGAGCGCCCGAGATTTTGCCGTAATGACCGATGGTGTACCAAAGATTTCCATAACTTCAAAGAATCGGATTTTCTTGTCTGAAAAACGCCATGTAGTGGCCCAACGATGGGGTGACGATGTTTATGTTTGTCTCAGAGAGTATTACCAAACGGAAGAATATGGTGCCTTCAAACCTGGACCTCTAGGTATTAATTTACCCGTTCTGCTGTGGCAAAAACTTTTCaacaatattgatttaattattcAGGCACTGGAAGACTTACAAAGAGACATTAACATGGTGGAGGCAGTAAGAATCCCACTTTCGGACATAATTCATGTGGTAGTTAGTAACTGGAAAGAAGAACAATTTGTGTGTATTCGCCGCTATTACCAGTCAGAAGAAGGAGGCAAGTTTAAACCCGGTAAAAAAGGTGTAAACCTTCCAAAGAGTCAGTGGTTCAAGATAATTGAAAAACACGGTGAAATACAAAAGATGATTGAGGAGGTTGGTAATGATAATGCGGCTACTGTTGAAGCGGGTGTTGACAAAAACGGTAATGGAGGACGTTTATTCAATTCAGAACATCAATTGCTACCTCCTGATAAGTTATCGGTGCAAAAGATAATAGGGGAAAATTTAGACTGTGATTACCTTCAACTTCTTGATAAAGGAGCAGCCGATACCTTGTTTAAAAGATGTGAGGAAGAGATTGACTATTTTACCGGTGATCTTGCAAAGGTGAAAGTGTACGGAAAGTGGTTTAATATTTCTAGAAAACAG GTTTCGTTTGGCGATTCGGGCTTAACTTACAAATATTCAGGCAATACAGTACCAGCTTTACCGTGGCCACCATTCCTGAAAGATCTCCGCGACCTTTTAAAATCGGTTACAGGACATtacttcaattttgttttggtcAACCg ATATGCTACTGGAAGTGATTACATTGGCGAACACAAAGATGATGAGAAAGACATGAATCAGTTTAGTCCAATCGCCTCTGTATCATTGGGGCAGACACGTATGTTTAGATTTCGACATGGTGATGCGCGAGGTAAGAGTCCCAAAAGAATCATTGAGCCAGTAACTGTTGATCTTAAACACGGTACATTATTAATGATGAATTATCCCACTAATGAGTACTGGTACCATTCACTGCCTAAAAATCAATCCATCAAGCTACCAAGAATAAATCTCACGTTtagagatattaaaagatga